Proteins from a genomic interval of Micromonospora sp. NBC_00389:
- the tyrS gene encoding tyrosine--tRNA ligase, which yields MTDSSLPPPGRASLTDDLLWRGLIQDSTGLDELRELLDGGGAATFYVGFDPTAQSLHVGSLMQVITARRLQLAGHRPLLLVGGATGQIGDPKESAERTLNPPEVIAGWVEGIRDQLAPFVSYTGENAAQLVNNLDWTGEMSVVEFLRDVGKHFPVNKMLAREVVRARLEIGISFTEFSYQLLQANDFFELHRRHGCQLQFGGSDQWGNITAGVDYVRRRGAGPVQAFTTPLVTKSDGTKFGKTEGGTVWLDPSMTSPYAFYQFWLNVEDGEVDRYLRYFSFRSREELEELAKATAERPAARLAQRALAEELTTLVHGPEEARQAIAASQALFGRGSLDDLAPETLRAALTEAGLVRLAGELPDVAGLLRDSGLVPSLKEGRRVIAEGGAYVNNNRVTEVDAVVSPADLLHGRYLVLRRGKRSFAGVELGG from the coding sequence GTGACCGACAGCAGCCTCCCGCCCCCCGGGCGGGCCTCCCTGACCGACGACCTGCTCTGGCGTGGCCTGATCCAGGACTCGACCGGCCTCGACGAGCTGCGCGAGCTGCTCGACGGCGGGGGTGCCGCCACCTTCTATGTGGGCTTCGACCCCACCGCGCAGAGCCTGCACGTCGGCTCGCTCATGCAGGTCATCACGGCCCGTCGGCTGCAACTCGCGGGTCACCGCCCGTTGCTGCTGGTGGGCGGGGCGACCGGCCAGATCGGTGACCCGAAGGAGAGCGCCGAGCGGACGCTCAACCCGCCCGAGGTGATCGCCGGCTGGGTCGAGGGGATCCGCGACCAGCTCGCGCCCTTCGTGTCGTACACGGGCGAGAACGCGGCGCAGCTGGTGAACAACCTGGACTGGACCGGCGAGATGTCGGTGGTCGAGTTCCTCCGCGACGTGGGCAAGCACTTCCCGGTGAACAAGATGCTCGCTCGGGAGGTGGTGCGTGCCCGGCTGGAGATCGGCATCAGCTTCACCGAGTTCAGCTACCAGCTGTTGCAGGCCAACGACTTCTTCGAGTTGCACCGCCGGCATGGCTGCCAGCTTCAGTTCGGCGGCTCCGACCAGTGGGGCAACATCACCGCCGGCGTCGACTACGTGCGCCGGCGTGGCGCCGGGCCGGTGCAGGCGTTCACCACGCCGCTGGTCACGAAGTCCGACGGTACGAAGTTCGGCAAGACCGAGGGCGGCACCGTCTGGCTCGACCCGTCGATGACCAGCCCGTACGCCTTCTACCAGTTCTGGCTCAACGTCGAGGACGGGGAGGTCGACCGCTACCTGCGGTACTTCAGCTTCCGGTCGCGCGAGGAGTTGGAGGAGTTGGCGAAGGCGACCGCCGAACGGCCGGCGGCCCGGCTGGCGCAGCGCGCGCTCGCCGAGGAGCTCACCACCCTGGTGCACGGGCCTGAGGAGGCCCGGCAGGCGATCGCCGCCAGCCAGGCACTGTTCGGCCGGGGCTCGCTGGACGACCTGGCCCCGGAGACGCTGCGCGCGGCGCTGACCGAGGCCGGCCTGGTGCGACTCGCCGGCGAGCTGCCGGACGTGGCGGGCCTGCTGCGGGACTCCGGGCTGGTGCCCAGCCTCAAGGAGGGCCGGCGGGTGATCGCCGAGGGTGGCGCCTACGTCAACAACAACCGGGTGACCGAGGTGGACGCCGTGGTGTCACCGGCCGACCTGCTGCACGGGCGGTACCTGGTGCTGCGCCGCGGCAAGCGCTCCTTCGCGGGCGTTGAGCTGGGCGGATAG
- a CDS encoding PaaI family thioesterase → MPDLTGGFVALLGLKFEEATADRVVISWRVRPELHQPFGIQHGGVYCSVVETAASVGGSLWLADRGTVVGVSNQTDFLRAVRDGELTAVGTPVHRGRSQQLWQVEITDADQRLIARGQVRLQNLSPA, encoded by the coding sequence ATGCCGGACCTGACAGGTGGCTTTGTCGCCCTGCTCGGCCTGAAGTTCGAGGAGGCGACCGCCGACCGGGTGGTCATCAGCTGGCGGGTCCGGCCGGAGCTGCACCAGCCGTTCGGCATCCAGCACGGCGGGGTGTACTGCTCGGTGGTGGAGACCGCCGCCAGCGTGGGCGGCTCGCTCTGGCTGGCCGACCGGGGCACGGTCGTCGGGGTGTCGAACCAGACCGACTTCCTGCGGGCCGTCCGGGACGGCGAGCTGACCGCGGTCGGCACCCCGGTGCACCGGGGCCGCAGCCAGCAGCTCTGGCAGGTGGAGATCACCGATGCCGACCAGCGGCTGATCGCCCGCGGTCAGGTCCGGTTGCAGAACCTCTCCCCCGCCTGA